Proteins from one Streptomyces sp. NBC_00390 genomic window:
- a CDS encoding endonuclease/exonuclease/phosphatase family protein has protein sequence MDTAATNGAPADAGPPPAPYGDGPPPPSTGGRTTVRFAALLLLVPTVVIACRLADTDAVTPVPQLLAFLPWMLVPAGAALLFGLLARRRILMGWAAAVLALTGWFVRPYDTGLTDDPPGPVVAQLEVLTSNVEFGGATEALVAAIRREQPDLVFVQECEYRCSEALEAEISRTDYPYRNVVEGGGATGSAILSKHPLRPARGVPSTLAMPGSVAVIAGRDVNVQLAHPLPPVPGGMSLWHRELGRLRSFAAAAEGTPTVLAGDFNATQDHAAFRRLLDAGALRDSATLAGAAHTPTWPASVRRPLGTQIDHVLVSEDFSVRDARFLDLPDTDHRSVLVRLALHDVR, from the coding sequence GTGGACACGGCAGCAACGAACGGCGCGCCGGCGGACGCGGGCCCGCCTCCCGCCCCGTACGGCGACGGCCCCCCTCCGCCCTCCACCGGGGGCCGCACGACCGTCCGGTTCGCCGCCCTGCTGCTGCTCGTCCCGACCGTGGTGATCGCCTGCCGCCTCGCGGACACCGACGCCGTCACTCCCGTACCGCAGCTGCTCGCCTTCCTGCCCTGGATGCTGGTGCCCGCCGGAGCCGCCCTGCTGTTCGGCCTGCTCGCCCGCCGGCGCATCCTCATGGGCTGGGCGGCCGCGGTACTCGCCCTCACCGGCTGGTTCGTCCGGCCGTACGACACCGGGCTGACGGACGACCCGCCCGGTCCGGTCGTCGCGCAGCTCGAAGTGCTGACGTCGAACGTCGAGTTCGGCGGGGCGACGGAGGCGCTCGTGGCGGCGATCCGCCGGGAGCAGCCCGACCTCGTGTTCGTGCAGGAATGCGAGTACCGGTGCTCCGAGGCGCTCGAGGCGGAGATCTCCCGCACCGACTACCCCTACCGCAATGTCGTCGAGGGCGGCGGCGCAACAGGCTCGGCGATCCTCAGCAAACATCCGCTGCGCCCCGCGCGCGGCGTCCCGTCCACGCTCGCGATGCCCGGCTCGGTGGCCGTCATCGCCGGCCGGGACGTCAATGTCCAGCTGGCCCACCCGTTGCCCCCCGTTCCCGGAGGCATGTCACTGTGGCACCGCGAGCTGGGCCGACTGCGGAGCTTCGCCGCAGCGGCCGAGGGCACCCCGACCGTTCTCGCCGGTGACTTCAACGCCACCCAGGACCATGCCGCCTTCCGCCGCCTACTGGACGCGGGCGCTCTGCGCGACAGCGCGACCCTCGCGGGCGCGGCCCACACCCCCACCTGGCCGGCGTCGGTGCGCCGGCCACTCGGCACGCAGATCGACCATGTGCTCGTCAGCGAGGACTTCTCGGTGCGCGACGCGCGCTTCCTGGATCTGCCGGACACCGACCACCGCTCGGTCCTGGTCCGGCTCGCACTGCACGACGTGCGCTGA